In one window of Schistosoma haematobium chromosome 5, whole genome shotgun sequence DNA:
- a CDS encoding hypothetical protein (EggNog:ENOG410VZFN), whose translation MWSILAVTATSAFSASAGMLSGPAALPLLICLMAMLISSIVGGPTSIGRSVGAASMLGGFSGAGRFKSSLKCSTHLFCCSSLLVITLPSLHFTGRSGLRLEMHCQNYDFDLNQMKPVVSPISCIINESDQKSRHCHRHHQHQHTRHKQVWHWEQLDTTLNYVPTFYLNNKYHSDSYLLRSHQQEYPVPPNTPHKCTTKSSNYQFTENKYNSSTSFTLHRSQVYHHISSPVPIIQPVTTSFCVCRTRSRNSPNCTMSSGRASKYLLAEHIRSKSEGKHIDHIHNSHLDGHAKCSVCIDSTCRSSQLPYKLSSYSSSNIPCSKSVNGVVEWENIPYSDKQVSPSPPSTSNRSSLKQMKLTGHIIIMDEDEDNDDE comes from the exons atgtggagtatccttgcagttaccgctacgtctgctttcagtgcctctgctggaatgttgtctggtcctgctgctttgccacttttgatttgtctgatggccatgctgatttcttcaattgttggtgggccaacatcgattgggaggtctgtgggtgctgcttcgatgttgggtggattcagtggagctggtcgattcaagagttctttgaagtgttctacccacctgttttgctGTTCTTCActgttggtgattactttgccttccttgcatttcactggtcgttctggtttacg TCTTGAAATGCATTGTCAAAATTATGATTTTGATTTGAATCAAATGAAACCTGTTGTTAGTCCGATCAGTTGTATTATCAATGAAAGTGATCAGAAAAGTCGACATTGTCATCGTCATCACCAACATCAACACACACGACATAAACAAGTATGGCATTGGGAACAGTTGGACACCACACTCAATTATGTCCccacattttatttaaacaacaaaTATCATTCAGATAGTTACCTACTTCGATCGCATCAACAGGAATATCCAGTACCACCGAATACACCACACAAATGCACtacaaaatcatcaaactaccaATTCACCGAGAATAAGTACAATTCATCTACTTCGTTCACACTGCACAGGTCACAAGTATATCATCACATATCATCTCCAGTACCAATCATCCAACCAGTTACAACTTCATTTTGTGTGTGCCGTACTCGCAGTAGGAATTCACCAAACTGCACAATGTCATCTGGTAGAGCTTCCAAGTATTTGCTTGCTGAACATATACGGAGTAAAAGTGAAGGGAAACACATTGACCACATACACAACTCACATCTTGATGGACACGCAAAATGCAGTGTTTGTATTGATTCGACTTGTCGTTCTTCTCAACTTCCATACAAATTATCAAGTTATTCGTCTTCCAATATTCCATGTTCAAAGAGTGTGAATGGTGTTGTGGAATGGGAAAACATTCCATATTCTGATAAACAAGTGTCTCCCAGTCCACCATCCACATCGAACAGATCTAGTTTGAAGCAAATGAAACTGACTG